The DNA window AGGAGTATCTCACACCTGACAATCACAAGCTGGAAAGTGCTGAGGTCCCCTAAGGATAAATATAATATAAGATATTGTCTGGGGTATACCAGTAGGAAGAACTTGCGGAACTCACAATCAGGAATTATTATCCTTGATTTCTCTTCATATGATGTTATTTTTCTAGTCACACCTGAGTcactaagaaaaaaagaagggataAATAGTCAGGAACAAGATGACAAAAAAGCTGCACTGAGACATAGGTACATGTGGACTGTAAGAAAAAACTGTGAAAAACTGTACCAAAAATGGTAAGAAAGGTCTACccaataaaaccagaaagaaatgaaagcacTGCTCATGGTATGCACACAAACAAATCTACAGGATTTATTCTCTAGACATTAAAATTGTTGAAAcaaaaattgcagaaagaaGAAAGTGACAGAGAGTACACATTTTGTGCAGCCCTCAGGTCACTCTAATGCCTCATGACATCCTCACTCTTCCTCTTCTATCTTCTTGCCGTGAATGTCACGGCTCTTGGCTCGGAGCTTGTTGACCTGTGACTCTGCAATGTCAGCCCGCTCCTCGGCCTCCTCCAGCTCGTGCTGGATCTTGCGGAACTTGGACAGGTTCACATTGGACAGCTCCTCCTGTGTGGGGAGAGGGAGTCAGTGGTGaggagcccagggcagaggCTACATTCCTGCTGCAGGTCAGTCTTGTGGGGCTGCAAATCTCCATCACCCTCCTGCCACTGCTCACAcatcagcctcacacagagctcCTCATCCCTTCTCAGGACCCTACTGGGACAAGCTCCACCAGGACTGTGTCACATGTGAGGAGCAATTTCACCCTTCAATTTATCAATTCTGTACTTATTCTCACACTATTTCTCTGTATGAGTTATTGGAAACCTTCTGCTGCTTATTATTAGCAGAGATTCAGGAATTTGTCAGTCACTGGGTGTGGCCCCTGGTTTGTTTACTCAAGACTCCTGTGTGAAACAGGCTGCAGATCTTCCCTTAATGAATGCCCTGACTACAGAGTGCCCAGAGCTCACCAAGGCAATAAGAAAACAGCATGGCCAACAAGTTGTGTCTCAGGAGTTTCTTTCTGAATACCTCTCCTGGTATTCAGACTTATACAATGTGTATCCTGCCCCAATCGAATGTGGGCTTTGCCCTTTCTCCAAGCAATACTTACAGCCTCCTCAGCTTGTCTCTTGTAGGATTTCACTTTCATTTGCAGCTTGTCCACCAGAtcctgcagcctcagcacaTTCTTCCTGTCTTCCTCAGACTAAAGCAGTTGGTAAACAGATTAGAGAGTCAATTCTTGGTTCTGCATCACGTGAGGTTAAGAATTCCACTTGGGGATGGATTGTGCAAAATGTGGCTCACTGTGAGAAAGCCCAGTGAGAGCAGGAGAGCTCCTGCCTTACCTGGTAGGTGAGTTCCTTCACCCTGCGCTCGTACTTGCGCACGCCCTTCACGGCTTCAGCGCTGCGCTTCTGCTCAGCATCAAcctccccttccagctcccgCACCTGCAAGGacaagcccagccctgcagctgccctgccaATGTCTCTCCAACGAGGGACACGCTCActcaggcacagccccagccctacACACCCTGGCCTCCAGCTTCTGGATCTGCTTCTTCCCTCCCTTCAGTGCCAGCTGCTCGGCCTCTTCCAGACGGTGCTGCAGGTCCTTCACTGTCTGGTCCAGGTTCTTCTTCATCCTCTCCAGGTGGGCACTGGTGTCCTGCTCCTTCTTCAGCTCTTCTGCCATCATGGCCGCCTGATCAGAACAAAAGGTCAGAGCCATTTTGGGACGGGAGATATTTTGGGGAGAGTGCATTCACCATCAACAATGCCAGGAGCGCCCAACTCACATCTGTGATGGCCTTCTTGGCCTTCTCCTCAGCATTGCGGGCTTCCTGGATGGTATCCTCCATTTCACTCTGGATCTGGGAAATGTCTGTTTCCAGCTTCTTCTTGGTGTTGATCAGGCTGGTGTTCTGTGCAACAGGAAAGACAAGATTCCTACTGTCACAAATGCCTCCATATCAAGGCCTGAAAATGTGGCTATGGTTTAGGAAAGTCTTTAGTGCAAGAGACTTCTTTAGCAACACGGCAGTAAACCAGATATTCAGAGATGGATGGAGGGGACATATTGCAGCACATTTCTTCAAATGTTTATACAGGAATCACTTAAAAGATGAATAACAATTTCAGTCTTTGTTATAACCTGTGAATGGGAATAATTTCCAGCAGTGCCTGACCTGGGTGTGGAGGAGCTGTGCACGTTCAGTGGCATCCAGAAGCTCCTGCTCAGCCAATTTCCTCGACCGCTCCgtctgctccagggctgcccGGAGCTCCTCAACTTCAGCCTGCAGCAGGTTTGCTCTGCGCTCCACCATGGCCACCTGCTCCTTCAGGTCATCCTGTGTCCTGAGAGCATcatccaggtgcagctgggtGTCCTGGAAAGAGAGACAAGGGCGATTACCAGGCATCAGTGGGTGCTTGAATGGTAAAAATGTCATGAATCGCATTTCTCTTTTTGTAGCTCTGCTGAACAGACCTTGAGCACAGCCTGGGTGTTCCTCAGGTTCTTctgtgcctctgcagcctggcGGTTGGCATGGCTCAGCTGGATCTCCATTTCATTCAGGTCTCCCTCCATCTTCTTCTTCAGTCTCAGGGCTTCGTTCCTGCTCCTGATCTCAGCATCCAGGGTGCTCTGCATCGAGTCCACAATTCTGAGGTGGTTCCTCTTCAGCTGGTCAATCTCCTCATCTTTCTCTGCTATCTTCCTATCAATCTCAGACTTCACTTGGTTGAGCTCAAGCTGCAGGCGCAGGATCTTCCCCTCCTCATGTTCCAGGGAGGCCTGGACAATTCAGCACAAAGGACGTTTTACTTTCAAAATAATCTTTCATGTGATTCCATATGAAAGGAAGGCTTGGATCCTGCTCTCTCTCCAACGGCCTACACCCATACTCTTGGTGGGGCCATCATTAATTTGCCTTGTCTGTACCTCAGCTTCCTCCAGGGAGGCTTGCAGTTCAGATTTCTCTGTCTCAATCTGCTTCTTCACTTTCTCCAGCTCATGAATGGCCTTTCCTCCCTCCGCAATCTGCTCCGTGAGGTCGGAAATCTCCTCTGTGGGAACAATGATCAATGGCATGGTCAGGCACAGAGCAGAATGGGAAGGGCCCTGTCCCACCAAGGGGACAGACATCTCTGCAGACCTGAAGGCACAGGtctgggaggagcagagggcCAGGGACTTACGCTGCAGGTTCTTGTTCTCCCGCTTCATTGTTTCCAGGTGGTCCAAGGACTCCTCATAGGCATTCTTCATCTTgaacagctctgtgctcagagaGCGCGACTCCTTCTGTGAGGCTTCCAGCTCCGCCTGCGTTTCCTCATACTTCTGCTTCCATTCTGCCAGGATCTGAAGAGAAACAGGGGGTGAGTAGGGCTGTGGCCATCATGgggccctgctctggccagcagtgctggtgctgAAGGCCAAAAGACCTTGTCAAAGTTCTTCTGCTTCTtatccagagcagcacaggcagcattgGATCTCTCCACATCAATCATCAGGTCCTCCACTTCattctgcagcctctgctttgtCTTTTCCAGGGAGGCACATTTGGCATTGACAGCCTCAACATGCTCCTCTGCATCCTGCAGGCGCTGGGCCAGCTTCTTCCTGGGAGGAGACAAGCACAGTTGCATTTTAGAGCTTGGAAGCTTGTCAGTTCTATAATGTCATAAGAGCGCAGGTTTTTctatttgagggtttttagcCAAGCACTTTTCACAGATATTTAAGGATTTATCCTTTTTTGTGTCCTTTCACCTGGGGAGGATTAGACATGCCTTATCACTTCTAATGACTATGTTTTCTAGTTCCAgtctctctttttctctacCTCCACctttctccttttgtttacagATACACTATATCCTTGCCTTTATACCACTCTTGTCTTAATCCATACTCAGAGATTCAAATTTCCCGTGACCAGTTTCAGTCTTCTCTCGTTATTTCCCATTCTGCTTCCCCACGTACTTGGCCTCCTCGAGCTCCTCCGTGCGCTGAATTGCGTCCGTCTCGTATTTGGTTCTCCACTGGGCCACTTCACTGTTGGCCTTGGACATGGCTCGCtgaagctctgccttggcctcctgctcctcctcataTTGTTCCCGGAGCAAGTCACAGTCATGGCGAGCGGACTGCAGGGCGTGGGCCAGGGCGTTCTTCGCCTGTGGGGACATTGGGTTTGCAAACTTGAATACTTATCTTTAAATCCCTCTTGACTGTGAACTTGAACATGAAAACTGAATGAAACTCTATTTGGGCAAATGTATAGCTTGGAGCTGGTGAAGCCCTCGTTGACATATTCTGGAGCATCAGGATGCATTAGTGATGGCTCCACTGGGGACAGTAATCTGCTGCTTGTTTAAACATGTGGCTGAATCCAGTCTCAGAGAGGATCATCAGAATTTCATGGAAACCTTGTGGATTACTTCCTCCAGCACCTAAAATATTGTGCTTCCTTCCCTCTCTAGAGGAAGACTGAGAGGTTGCGCATTACTGCTGTTCCCTCCAGtcctgtgtgtgtttggggaaaGAACACTGAAGCAGTCTAACGCCAGTCAGTATTCTGCAGATGTTTTTGGGGGTGATGTAAGCTGTGGATAGTGGGGTATTTCCAGACCTTGATTTCTTCCTCTAGATGTCTCTTGAGTTCCTCAATCTGTTGGGTAAATCCTTGTTTGCCCCTAGACAGCTGAGAGATCAAAGCATCTTTCTCCTCCACCTGGCGGGAAAATTCacctggaaaaggaaagaaaaaaaggatgcACACTGTTACTCCTGCAACACCTTCTGCTTGTAAAGCCATGTAACCTGTAATGGCCTGGAGAACTTATACCAGTTGCCACCTTGTACTCTCAGGCTCACTCAGGGCGTGCAGGTACTGCCACTGAAATTTGGGGATGAGGATGTCTCACCTGACTCTGTCTGCAGACGAGCTCTTTGCGTATTGAGGTCGTTGATCATGCGCTGATTCTGCTCCTCCTTAGTTTTAAGCTCACTCAGCTGATCTTCCAGTGTGCGGCACATCTTCTCCAGATTGGCCTAGAGAGGAAatacaggaaaggaaaagagatgaTGGTCTGCACTCTGCCTTATTGTCAACATGAAGATTTTGTTTCTGGGAATGAGTGTTGCAGAGGCAGGTTTTGTGCCACACTTTGTCCCTGTGAGCATCTTCTCCTGCAACTCCATACCTTGGCTTTGGAGACAGACTCCATGTTGCTGGCCAAGTCATCAATCTCCATCTTCAGCTCactcttttccttctccagcttctgCTTCACACGTTGCAGGTTGTCGATCTGCTCacccagctcagctgtgctgtccGCGTGCTTCTTGCGCAGGGCAGAAGCCGTGGCTTCGTGCTGCAGCGTGGCCTCTTCCAGGTCACGGCGCATCTTCTGGAACTCTGCCTCACGCTTCTTGTTCATCTCCAcctgagctgctgtggccccTCCTGCTTCTTCCAGGCGCTCACTgatctcctccagctccctggACAGGTCAGCACGATGCTTCTCCGCTTTAGCGCGAGAGGTTCGCTCTGCCTCaatttcctcctccagctcctcaatgCGGGCCTGCAGAACAGCAGGGACCCTTCACAGCCATGCCCTCCTCCTGCCTGAGCTGAGCCTGAGCAAGGCAGGGCAAGGCACAGAGACTTGCCTGCAGCTCCTTGATCTTCTTCTGAAATTGCATGCCCAGGGCCTGTTCATCCTCGATCTTACTCTGGATCTGGCTGATTTCAAAGTCTTTCCTTCGGGACAAGTGAGCCGTGTTAGAGCTCCAAGAAACAAGACAAGTGCTGCATCCCAGCAGTCACAAGCCCCAGAGCCACACTTACTTCTTcagtttctcatccagctgctgcttgtcattCTCCAAATCCATGATGCTGTCCTGGGCCAGCTTCAGGTCTCCTTCCAGTTTCCTCTTTGCTCTCTCCAGGTCCATGCGCAGTTTCTTCTCTTGCTCCAGGGACCCTTCCAGCTAAACACAACAAGACCatcagggctctgccagacagctTGGACTCCATACCTGTCCTCTTCCTGCTCTGTATCTGTGTGCTTACATCATCCACTTGCTGTTCCAGCTTGGTCTTGGCTTTGGTCAGAGTATTGACTTTGTCTTCCTCTACCTGCAGGTCATCCAGGGTCTGCTGATGCGCCTCTTGGAGGGCTTTCTTCTCCTTTGTCAGCTTGGCAATTGTCTCGTCCAAAGCTGCCATCTCCTCAGTCAGGTTTTTCACCTTTGAGAAGAAGGGAGCAAATATAAATAAAGGAACTAGCTATAGATGTCCTTTAATAGCACACAGCCCATTTTCTGGAGTGCGAGTGACAGGTTCTACCTCATACCTTGTTTTCAGTGGcatgtttttccttctccaccTTGGCCAGTGTTAGCTCAAGGTCATCAATATCTTTCTTCAGCTCTGAACATTCATCCTCCAGCTTCCTCTTCTTGGCTGTCAGCTCAGCATTgatttcctcttcttcttcagcCCTTTCTGTCAGCTCCTTAATTTTAGCTTCCAGCTGGATTTTGTTTTTGATGAGCTGGTCACACCTTTCCTCAGCATCAGCCAAGCTATCTGCTTCCTGGTGCAGAGACAGAAATTTGTGGGTTCTGATGTTTTGAactttctctgctctgcctcttttATTACTGAGTAACAGCTGAACATGGCATTCAATTCCAGCAACAGAGAGATCTTGAGTGATGTCTACTGGTAAGCCTTGTCATTTGGAATTCAATATTTATTCCAAAGTTTTGTCTCCTAAATATGTCTCCCAGGCTGACTAGCTATGAGAATGCCTCATAACACTCACAAGCAGAATGGAATAGGGGTTACTTCAGTTTCTA is part of the Zonotrichia albicollis isolate bZonAlb1 chromosome 19, bZonAlb1.hap1, whole genome shotgun sequence genome and encodes:
- the LOC141731237 gene encoding myosin heavy chain, skeletal muscle, adult-like codes for the protein MTSADAELACFGEAAPYLRKSEKERIEAQNKPFDAKSSVFVVHPKESFVKGKIESRESGKVTVKTEGGETLTVKEDQIFSMNPPKYDKIEDMAMMTHLHEPAVLYNLKERYAAWMIYTYSGLFCVTVNPYKWLPVYNPEVVLAYRGKKRQEAPPHIFSISDNAYQFMLTDRENQSILITGESGAGKTVNTKRVIQYFATIAASGEKKKEEQTSGKMQGTLEDQIISANPLLEAFGNAKTVRNDNSSRFGKFIRIHFGATGKLASADIETYLLEKSRVTFQLKAERSYHIFYQIMSNKKPELIDMLLITTNPYDFHFVSQGEVTVPSIDDQEELMATDSAIDILGFTADEKTAIYKLTGAVMHYGNLKFKQKQREEQAEPDGTEVADKAAYLTGLNSAEFLKALCYPRVKVGNEYVTKGQNVTQVNNSVGALAKAMFEKMFLWMVVRINQQLDTKQPRQYFIGVLDIAGFEIFDFNSFEQLCINFTNEKLQQFFNHHMFVLEQEEYKKEGIEWEFIDFGMDLAACIELIEKPMGIFSILEEECMFPKATDTSFKNKLYDQHLGKSNNFQKPKPAKGKAEAHFSLVHYAGTVDYNITGWLEKNKDPLNETVIGLYQKSSVKTLALLFANYGGADADAGGGGKKGGKKKGSSFQTVSALFRENLNKLMANLRSTHPHFVRCIIPNETKTPGAMEHELVLHQLRCNGVLEGIRICRKGFPSRVLYADFKQRYRVLNASAIPEGQFMDNKKASEKLLGSIDVDHTQYRFGHTKVFFKAGLIGVLEEMRDEKLAEIMTMIQARSRGFLMRVEYQRMVERRDSIFCIQYNVRSFMNVKHWPWMKLFFKIKPLLKSAESEKEMANMKQEFEKTKEELAKSEAKRKELEEKMVALVQEKNDLQLQVQAEADSLADAEERCDQLIKNKIQLEAKIKELTERAEEEEEINAELTAKKRKLEDECSELKKDIDDLELTLAKVEKEKHATENKVKNLTEEMAALDETIAKLTKEKKALQEAHQQTLDDLQVEEDKVNTLTKAKTKLEQQVDDLEGSLEQEKKLRMDLERAKRKLEGDLKLAQDSIMDLENDKQQLDEKLKKKDFEISQIQSKIEDEQALGMQFQKKIKELQARIEELEEEIEAERTSRAKAEKHRADLSRELEEISERLEEAGGATAAQVEMNKKREAEFQKMRRDLEEATLQHEATASALRKKHADSTAELGEQIDNLQRVKQKLEKEKSELKMEIDDLASNMESVSKAKANLEKMCRTLEDQLSELKTKEEQNQRMINDLNTQRARLQTESGEFSRQVEEKDALISQLSRGKQGFTQQIEELKRHLEEEIKAKNALAHALQSARHDCDLLREQYEEEQEAKAELQRAMSKANSEVAQWRTKYETDAIQRTEELEEAKKKLAQRLQDAEEHVEAVNAKCASLEKTKQRLQNEVEDLMIDVERSNAACAALDKKQKNFDKILAEWKQKYEETQAELEASQKESRSLSTELFKMKNAYEESLDHLETMKRENKNLQQEISDLTEQIAEGGKAIHELEKVKKQIETEKSELQASLEEAEASLEHEEGKILRLQLELNQVKSEIDRKIAEKDEEIDQLKRNHLRIVDSMQSTLDAEIRSRNEALRLKKKMEGDLNEMEIQLSHANRQAAEAQKNLRNTQAVLKDTQLHLDDALRTQDDLKEQVAMVERRANLLQAEVEELRAALEQTERSRKLAEQELLDATERAQLLHTQNTSLINTKKKLETDISQIQSEMEDTIQEARNAEEKAKKAITDAAMMAEELKKEQDTSAHLERMKKNLDQTVKDLQHRLEEAEQLALKGGKKQIQKLEARVRELEGEVDAEQKRSAEAVKGVRKYERRVKELTYQSEEDRKNVLRLQDLVDKLQMKVKSYKRQAEEAEELSNVNLSKFRKIQHELEEAEERADIAESQVNKLRAKSRDIHGKKIEEEE